A region of Drosophila suzukii chromosome 2L, CBGP_Dsuzu_IsoJpt1.0, whole genome shotgun sequence DNA encodes the following proteins:
- the LOC108009853 gene encoding uncharacterized protein, protein MGHRNICCDGCERRDFRGRRYRCLRCVNFDLCGDCYDRRFESPEHHTDHPMQLIPDPDDPQPSLLLNGEVPEVVHLPNCFTCPYCGEFGHTAKRLIEHVCGRHRLAEGYVVCPLCAGLPAAELVAIRNLSGHLLLNHIDHANFLEPETPPLRRTFNRSRIRRRRLLQTQQLQQPNNVILQLAAAPWDPTDPQLPPSIMVDPPEDQTPSSPIIVEPQPKEQPEQYLLLQWVAQQEVRCQQETEAGGSPRRRHALFAEHLIVSMLCSEELQMPEERVRNRDQRLGLSKVMSVMSLPWTRAWQATQLGGSEGEGSVVQAATKPEIILVDGREQHAKPEKTPVEEAID, encoded by the coding sequence ATGGGTCACCGCAACATTTGCTGCGACGGCTGTGAGAGGCGGGACTTCCGGGGACGCCGCTACCGCTGTTTGCGCTGCGTGAACTTCGACCTGTGCGGCGATTGCTACGACAGGCGGTTTGAGTCTCCGGAGCATCACACCGACCATCCCATGCAGCTAATCCCGGACCCGGATGATCCGCAGCCGAGTCTGCTGCTCAACGGCGAAGTGCCGGAAGTGGTGCACCTGCCCAATTGCTTCACATGTCCGTATTGCGGTGAATTCGGCCACACGGCCAAGCGGCTGATCGAGCACGTGTGTGGACGCCATCGCCTGGCCGAAGGCTATGTGGTCTGCCCCCTGTGCGCCGGACTGCCGGCCGCCGAGCTGGTGGCCATTCGCAATCTGTCGGGTCATCTCCTGCTCAACCACATCGATCACGCCAACTTCCTGGAGCCGGAAACGCCGCCCCTGCGAAGGACATTCAACCGGAGTCGCATCCGCCGACGGCGCTTATTGCAGACGCAACAATTGCAGCAACCCAACAACGTGATCCTGCAGCTCGCCGCTGCCCCTTGGGACCCCACCGATCCCCAGCTGCCCCCCAGCATTATGGTCGATCCGCCAGAGGATCAGACTCCTTCCAGCCCGATCATTGTGGAACCCCAGCCCAAGGAGCAGCCCGAGCAGTATCTTCTGCTGCAGTGGGTGGCGCAGCAGGAAGTGCGCTGCCAGCAGGAAACGGAAGCGGGCGGAAGTCCACGGCGAAGACACGCCCTCTTCGCCGAGCACCTGATAGTTTCCATGCTGTGCAGCGAGGAACTGCAAATGCCCGAGGAGAGGGTCAGGAATCGGGATCAGCGGCTCGGCCTGTCCAAGGTCATGTCGGTGATGTCCTTGCCGTGGACAAGAGCATGGCAGGCCACCCAGCTGGGCGGTTCGGAAGGCGAGGGATCCGTGGTCCAGGCAGCCACCAAGCCAGAGATTATTCTTGTCGATGGGCGGGAACAGCATGCGAAACCGGAAAAGACTCCGGTTGAGGAGGCCATTGATTAG
- the LOC108012551 gene encoding heterogeneous nuclear ribonucleoprotein A1, which translates to MKFLILFIALFALAAAAPQWGGQQQQQQDGFGGGFGGGFGGQQQQQQENFGGGFGGGFGDQQQQQQGGFGGGFGGQQQQQQEGFGGFGGGFGDQQQQQQGW; encoded by the exons ATGAAATTCTTG ATCCTTTTCATTGCCCTCTTCGCCCTGGCGGCTGCAGCGCCTCAGTGGGGCggacaacagcagcagcagcaggatgGTTTTGGAGGTGGATTCGGTGGCGGATTCGGAGgccaacaacagcagcaacaggaaAACTTTGGAGGTGGATTCGGTGGCGGTTTCGGAGatcagcaacaacaacagcagggTGGATTCGGAGGCGGATTCGGAGgccaacaacagcagcaacaggaaGGCTTTGGAGGATTCGGTGGCGGATTCGGggatcagcagcagcaacagcagggCTGGTAA
- the LOC108009999 gene encoding antifungal protein isoform X1 — protein MKFFIVFFALIAVVFAGYGQGGHGQQGFGQGGHGQQGFGQEGHGQQGFGQGGHGQQGFGQGGHGQQGFGQEGHGQQGFGQGGHGQQGFGQGGHGQQGFGPGGHGQQGHGGRY, from the exons ATGAAATTCTTC ATTGTCTTCTTCGCTTTGATCGCTGTCGTCTTCGCTGGCTATGGCCAGGGAGGACACGGACAGCAAGGATTTGGCCAGGGAGGACATGGCCAGCAAGGATTTGGACAGGAAGGACACGGCCAGCAAGGATTTGGCCAGGGCGGACACGGCCAGCAAGGATTTGGCCAGGGAGGACATGGCCAGCAAGGATTTGGACAGGAAGGACACGGCCAGCAAGGATTTGGACAGGGAGGACACGGCCAGCAAGGATTTGGACAGGGAGGACACGGCCAGCAAGGATTTGGCCCGGGAGGACACGGCCAGCAAGGACACGGCGGACGTTACTAA
- the LOC108009999 gene encoding treponemal membrane protein B isoform X2, with translation MAREDTDSKDLAREDMASKDLDRKDTASKDLARADTASKDLAREDMASKDLDRKDTASKDLDREDTASKDLDREDTASKDLAREDTASKDTADVTKKRIQ, from the coding sequence ATGGCCAGGGAGGACACGGACAGCAAGGATTTGGCCAGGGAGGACATGGCCAGCAAGGATTTGGACAGGAAGGACACGGCCAGCAAGGATTTGGCCAGGGCGGACACGGCCAGCAAGGATTTGGCCAGGGAGGACATGGCCAGCAAGGATTTGGACAGGAAGGACACGGCCAGCAAGGATTTGGACAGGGAGGACACGGCCAGCAAGGATTTGGACAGGGAGGACACGGCCAGCAAGGATTTGGCCCGGGAGGACACGGCCAGCAAGGACACGGCGGACGTTACTAAAAAACGAATTCAATAA
- the LOC108010447 gene encoding uncharacterized protein: MKVLQIFIVYLAVSLARSSHNELYEGSGGGSYEEGVFHGSSGRPNHLGGWPRPVHWNRPGSWQHAGSWQGPGGWNNPGPWRSPGDWNHPGPWQNPRGWSHNNPGPWRNPGHWNHPDRLPPGYSGGQNPGAGYPAGHHPFGGSLGIGKPDTVSESPSNGNSGGENSDSAGRGQTTGNIGSKYEIIDLKASSF; the protein is encoded by the exons ATGAAAGTGCTA cAAATATTCATAGTTTACTTGGCGGTTTCGCTAGCTCGAAGTTCCCATAATGAGTTATACGAAGGAAGCGGTGGTGGGTCCTACGAAGAAGGAGTTTTTCATGGATCAAGCGGCAGGCCAAACCACTTAGGGGGCTGGCCACGTCCGGTACATTGGAACCGCCCGGGATCCTGGCAACATGCGGGAAGCTGGCAGGGACCAGGAGGCTGGAACAATCCCGGTCCCTGGCGAAGTCCTGGAGATTGGAACCATCCCGGCCCTTGGCAAAATCCTCGAGGCTGGAGCCACAACAACCCCGGTCCTTGGCGAAATCCCGGACATTGGAACCATCCGGATAGACTTCCTCCTGGTTACTCTGGTGGGCAAAATCCCGGTGCTGGATATCCAGCTGGCCACCATCCTTTCGGTGGATCCCTAGGAATCGGAAAACCGGATACTGTTAGTGAAAGTCCCAGCAATGGAAATAGCGGTGGTGAAAATTCCGATAGTGCCGGCCGCGGACAGACCACCGGAAATATTGGCAGCAAGTACGAAATCATTGACTTGAAGGCCTCatcattttaa
- the LOC118879753 gene encoding uncharacterized protein, whose amino-acid sequence MRLLVIIAYVLADSSWIKGQWIGHRGQRALRSGTYSLTPSIPMRGHPLTVTPTGKALPIAYVGKGLPTPIPIPSYSENVPTITGSQNFLPNSAPNSECSTLVSVRGGTILIPGAGGVLPVPGSKGALMIPGCISIANFQNRDGVIDSSADVSIDGSSKLGVRDPGDQKPGKSKYEIIDLRNS is encoded by the exons ATGAGATTACTG GTAATCATAGCTTATGTTTTGGCAGACTCTTCTTGGATCAAGGGCCAATGGATTGGTCACAGAGGACAGAGAGCATTAAGGAGCGGGACTTATTCCCTAACGCCTTCCATTCCCATGAGAGGTCATCCGCTCACTGTCACCCCAACAGGAAAAGCTCTACCCATTGCCTATGTCGGAAAGGGATTACCAACTCCCATACCTATTCCCAGCTACTCCGAAAATGTCCCAACCATTACTGGCTCCCAAAATTTTTTACCAAATTCCGCTCCCAACAGTGAATGCTCTACACTGGTTTCAGTAAGGGGAGGTACCATATTGATTCCCGGCGCTGGAGGTGTCCTACCAGTTCCAGGAAGTAAAGGCGCCTTGATGATTCCCGGCTGCATAAGTATAGCTAACTTTCAGAACCGGGACGGAGTCATCGACTCATCTGCAGACGTTTCCATCGATGGGAGCAGCAAACTTGGTGTGAGAGACCCTGGTGACCAAAAACCCGGCAAAAGTAAATACGAAATCATAGATTTGAGGAATTCCTGA